A DNA window from Hevea brasiliensis isolate MT/VB/25A 57/8 chromosome 2, ASM3005281v1, whole genome shotgun sequence contains the following coding sequences:
- the LOC110653919 gene encoding transcription factor bHLH93, which yields MELNQQGFLEELLAFRRDTWETMPSFPSEMSELFSSGLNFDCFDDNLAATLPPNTFHEEFSSPLDQEFNNYYFNEVSCPFGDEFSTPSFTDEFSAPQFTDSSYNTLDTLPFPVQEDTPISTTMEDDQDLGLLPNHVHSLDMQDTCKVERIQSPEIPVFNIGSCPERKMRGKKLEGQPSKNLMAERRRRKRLNDRLSMLRSIVPKISKMDRTSILGDTIDYVKELLDRIQSLQQEIEVGSDQLNMMGILKDTKASEFIVRNSPKFDVERVNEATRIEICCAAKPGLLLSTVNTLEALGLEIQQCVISCFNDFAMQASCSEELEQRRLISSDDIKQALFRSAGYGGRCL from the exons ATGGAGCTTAATCAACAGGGCTTCTTGGAGGAGCTGCTAGCTTTCAGAAGAGACACTTGGGAAACTATGCCAAGTTTTCCTTCAGAAATGAGTGAGCTTTTCTCTAGTGGGTTAAACTTTGATTGCTTTGATGATAATCTTGCAGCCACACTCCCTCCCAATACTTTCCATGAAGAATTCTCTTCTCCTCTTGATCAAGAATTCAACAATTACTACTTTAATGAAGTTTCCTGCCCATTTGGCGATGAATTCTCGACTCCTTCATTCACAGATGAGTTCTCAGCTCCACAGTTTACTGATTCTTCGTATAACACTCTTGACACGCTGCCGTTTCCTGTTCAAGAAGATACTCCAATTTCTACCACAATGGAGGATGACCAGGACCTGGGTCTGCTTCCGAATCATGTCCACAGTTTGGATATGCAGGATACTTGCAAAGTTGAGCGAATTCAGTCTCCAGAAATACCAGTGTTCAATATTGGTTCTTGCCCAGAAAGAAAGATGAGAGGTAAGAAGTTGGAGGGGCAGCCATCAAAGAACCTAATGgcggagagaagaagaagaaagaggttAAATGATCGGCTTTCGATGCTAAGATCAATTGTTCCTAAGATAAGCAAG ATGGACAGAACATCAATACTGGGAGACACAATAGATTACGTGAAGGAGCTACTGGACAGAATCCAAAGCTTGCAACAAGAGATTGAAGTGGGTTCAGATCAGTTGAACATGATGGGCATTTTGAAGGATACAAAAGCAAGTGAATTCATAGTGAGAAATTCACCAAAA TTTGACGTAGAAAGAGTAAATGAAGCTACTCGGATTGAGATTTGCTGCGCAGCGAAGCCAGGCCTTTTGCTATCAACAGTAAATACTTTAGAAGCATTAGGCCTTGAGATTCAACAGTGCGTTATTAGCTGCTTCAATGACTTTGCAATGCAAGCTTCTTGTTCAGAG GAATTGGAGCAGAGAAGATTGATAAGTTCTGATGACATAAAGCAGGCATTATTTAGAAGTGCAGGATATGGAGGAAGATGCCTGTAG